The DNA sequence tctaatggCGTGCATTTATCCAAATTACGTCTGAATACCAAATACCATGCTACAGATGAAGTACGAGTACCTAACAATTACTCGCTACATTATAGCACTCGTGGCTTAACACATTCAGCAAGACTTTTTGTAATGTCTATTGCAATGAAAGTATAATTCCTTTTGAGAGGTGTGTCGTCTAGGACTGCACCTGCATACGCAATTCACAATGAATCACAACAGGAACACAGTCTTTCAATACAAGACTCACAATTGTCATTAAACATTGGACAGTTCTGCATGAAATTGTCAGTCAGTGAATCcttgtaaatatgtttaaatcTTGTTTACTTAAGGTCAAGTTTGCAGGAGAGCATTGTAgtgatttttattgataatttcaaactttttaattcaaaattaaaaacaatactAATACATTTGTACTCTTGTTAGTATCAAGTATAATATGCAACGAATGAATGGATAAGtggtttcgttaaaaaaaaaaaaattaataatctcacaaatttgtttaaagtgATTTTAAGAGAAGATATTAATCGCGTGGAGGTGTGCTCCAGAAATTTCTAGAAATATTCTAGAAATATTCTAGAAATATTCTAGAAATAGCACAGTGCAAATAACGATATCGTTGCACGCTTCGAATCCACTTAGGGACGCAAATATTGCGCATACATGTGTGTACTTTGAGTTAAAAAGGACAGCTGCGAATAATATCATAGTAGTACTATTTGACGTCATTTTGCAATGCTGTCCTTCAGAAACGATGCTCTTAGTCGCGCTTTTCAAGATCTGAAGACGAATAGACACATCCAGATGGAATCATACATTGTGTTCCACCTTCCTTTAATGTgcaaaaaaacaaatgaatgcgacaatttattaataaggCCTAGCAAGTTGCAAACTTTTAAATCAAGAATCACGACTGTTACGAATAGACTTGGGACGCTAACTGTAATCGTATAATTCGTATTGAAACGATTGAGGAGACGAACAATTTACTTCTGTCTGGTCAAACGTTTAATGTATTAAGCTTGGCCAAATGAAAAAGTTAGATGGCTGGGGGGAAGTGATACCAGCAACGAGACTCGTCACTCTCTACCTCGATGTTTCTCAAACTTGATCTCTCTAAAGGACTCGTCGTTGAAGGAAatcttttcgaaatttttgtatattatagtACCCTAAAAACAGttacgaatttcaaaaataaaatacgtcgttttttttttcaagtagtTATAGCTCCGTCAAAAATTGACCAAACTGGATCGCCGAAGTTTAAGGAACTACAAATATACTGGTCTGATGAAATTAATCGTTTAAGAAAGTGTATATGTACTAGGTGAAGACTTTTTTCATGGACTTTTCCTGACGTACAATATCTCAGAGGAAGTTTTGAATCCAATGTGGATCCGGGGGTCTCCATGAAGTTACTTACGGCGGCAGTTTGTGACGTCACGGTGAGAGAGAGCGAGAATTAAGTAGGTTAGGTGCTTCGGACATGGGACGATCGCCTGTTGGTCACGAAACATGGTCATGGACGATTCGTTCAATGGATGCCTGATTTGAAACTGgtttcttgtaaaaaaaaaaaaaatgtcgttttactaatattttctaaacgtACACCTTCAGATTATATCTACGCACGGTGATGATGCTTAATCTCCTCAGAGATATCGATACATACGCgtacgtttgcttttatagAGAAATTACTGTTAATTACGATCGCGATACCTTTTACAATTGCTTCATGAAgcattagaattagaattaatttaattaagataaaaatgacaaaaattgaTTGTCTATAGATTTAGACCAAGAAAGTTTAAAATCTACAGCTCTGTAATAAGTCcgatttgaatttattgataCATTATGAATAGGCATCTTTGGCGCatgcaattaatttcagtgCTCATGATGATACGTGTGAATACAAAGTTCTCTCGATACCATTCTAATATCgttcgatttaatttcattcaaagcGTTTCGATCCTCGAATATCAGTGAtataaaatcgataaaaaccATTAAGAATTTGCAGCAATACATCGATGATGCAAACATGGTACAcaaattttcgtaaattttaatttttacatcgcCAGTGTTCGGGAAACGAAACATTTCAGATCTAGATGTATGTAGTAGTCTACATCTTTAGGACAATCGAGGTTTCAGCAATAATCAAGGTCCAAGCGATCAATTCAACGATTAACTTTACACAGTATATCCCTGTTACTGTTACTACTCTAATTCTTCCTTGTTACTCAACGACCGTCCACTTGTCGACACCGTGCAATAGATGACACTCTAacgcaataatcgaggttgaTACCGTGTACAGCATTCCTCGACTGTGAATTTTCCTATTTAAGAAGGTGTTGTTGAAAGAATGGTTTATGCTTTTCCCACAAAATCCTTTCCCTTTTTCCCATCCTCCATTTATCGCCTTTTATCAAACTTGGAACAATGCATCTCAAAACATTCGTGCTCTTTACAAATACGTTACATATAGTTTTATACCACATTCCCAACATTGTTTAGCTTCCTGTCTTTATTTCTGTATCTTGCTGTAAACGCTGATCCTTACGTTGCGTCAATGTTTTTCAGGAAGCGTTGAGCACTACTTTTTTTCCGATTACTTTCGTAATAATGACTTGCACGTGACAGATTAATTAGTTCTCGTAAACCACGCTTGGATATATGcaatcaaaaatttgtatttcattcattattcattatcATCGGTTATATATTACTTGAAATTAACCTCGTGTTGGTTCGTTTCACCTTCGATTTTATAACTCTGGAACGTCATAACCACGCGTCGCCTGCGCCATGAAATAATCCATTTAACATCGTCGCAAGCAAGAAGCTCGTCGTCGAGCTTCTATGCATCCGTCAGTTGACGCGCTATTCATATAATCTCGTGCATACATGGCTCAaagaataattgtattaagAGACGTAAACGTCGGCCGAGACCTTTGTGCACACAGGCTTTCGCGGGATTGTCAAGTCTTCGTGAGACGTTCTTCCAGTTCTTTCATACGGAAATACATATCTCCtcgcgataaaatattttcttgttcagGCTCTTCACTCATCGTACGATCTTATGATCTATGATGCATTAGGTACACTTTCCGGAGAGATTTCCAATGACTATTATTCATAATATCTTCTACTTTCTCTGGGGATAGTTTTTGTTGTGAAACTGGCAGCTTACTTTGTGgaaacttacaattagataaGAGTTCTGACTTTGTTTCCAGTGGTTCTATAGTTTCTGATCGATTAAacctaaattaattttaaattaataagagtGAAAGATGAGTTTTCAAAGGGGGCTTTAGGATttggttttttaataacaacgtACATTAGCGAAGCCGTAcatcatttatgtttcattgAAGCACAAAATGTTGAAGCTCCTTTtgtagttttgtttttttactaACATCCAATTATTTCTAAAGTTATAACAGTTAGAGAATAATTACACCactcgatacaaatttttcagatgtttatagtattatttttgtttatcatAAGATGTCAGTCAATTTTAACGATAGACAAACTAACGTCTGAGGAGAGTATTAGAAGTAGTAACTATCTTTATCGATAATGTGCTACaaattatacattcaaatGTACTTGTCATCGGGTTAGAAACTAGctacataaataaacagttAAGAATATGCATTAGAAgagaaatatcattttaaagaGGGTATTTCCAAAGCCACTAATATCTATATCAGAAGAGATGATATGTGGACCGACACTGATAACTTTCTAACTGTTACCTGTCGCTCTAGCGATGACTATGACGGAGTATGGACAGTTACATGCTTCAAACAGGAGCCAGTGGAAGTGACAAGTTGTACATTATCGGCGTATACGTTGCAGACTATATTTTACGACTGGAACGTGGATAATGcttgcataaatatccaaaTGGCAGTGAAACCATTCAAGCGAGCCTCGGttaatgtttgtttttgtttcgtaCGGACGGTAGACGttgtcgttaaaaatattctatcaTCAATCCTGACTCGACAACTAATAACTGCCTTTCAAGCTTTCGTGGATTTTAGTCTAGCTTGCTCGCTTGCTTTCACTGTTTCTAATTACTTATCCCTAAAAAGGACAATTgctattcgaaataaaaccaAATTAAGACATTTTGTATTAGATATATACATTGCATTTGCTCTCAGTTCAAAGACCATATATTCAATTACTCGACAATTATTTCCATCGAATATAACGACCAATCGAAGACAAATTTTCTCCCATTTCAAATTTCCACTTTATCAACACGTTGAGTGCCACATCAACCATACATGGGTGACAGAACTTTTTACTAGCTAAGGagctaaaaaaattcaataccGATAGCgagacgttaaataaaatacattcgtGAATAATTCGTTTGAACGATGCTGCGAAATTAAATGCTAGTTCGTATTCCGATCGCCTCGAAATAAAGCTTTAGCCGcgcagaaattttcacgagtatcaGTTTGACAGTCAACGTGCTCCAATAACGAAACCAGTCTCGAATCAAGACTATCGAGACTCTCGCTAGACTCCTACTCGGAGTGTTCTCGTATTCCAGCACGCTGGCGTTGTTCTCGTCTTGAACTGTAGTTTAAACAATTCATTCCGTAGTTGGGACTTGTCACCGAGTCCGACAGATGTCTGTGGGATGATTTCTTTCTGAATGGGCACGAAATGCGAGCATAGCCCAAGTGTCTTCTTTCAGCAGCAAGGTCCCTGGGTGGGTCGAATAACGGTCAACCAACCGCTTATTCCACTTGGCTGTTTTCCTCGTTCCTACCGTTGGATTCGTTACTCGGACCTTCGGAATTCTGTCGTGCTAGAGAATTTCAAATAGGCTCGACGCGCCGTTATTTTATTGACAGGATCCGATCAAACGCGTGTCTTTGTCTGGTCGAGCTTGTTGAACGTAAAATTAACGACCACCGTCGAGCGGCGAACGATTGGCTGAGCGGAAAATGGAACGGTATGCGCTTGCCATTATTTCATGAATTCGCTAACCTGTTTCTGTGTTCGTTGTTATCGAAAGTGCAAGAATCTCGCGCGAACGTCACCCTAAACTCTCTGGCATCGATGTCCGAAGTGTATAAGtcggagaaaattaattttcgtgaaatataAACTTGTAGCTTTTTCTAGCGagtataaatttctaaataaatagttttccaGTATCGTAACTTTAGGTGAAGTCATCTTATTGTTTCTAGATACGgtgattcttattctttttctgAATGCATTCCAgtctcgttctttttttaaaaatatgataagaTTGCAATTGAAAGAAGATGAAAAACAGTAATATAATGCAAGCTGGCTTCTTCTTGTTAAGACTGTATTTCATTCAATACGAGATAAGATAGAGTAGTGCAGAGGACTAATTTATACGATAATTCCGAGGAAACTCAGACACGGTACGTGACGTTCGATAGcaaaaattcacatttttagTTTATGATAGAATTCGAGACGTAGCGTTTGAGTCAGATAAATACGTGATATTTGGTTGTTTAGATAAGAAATGTGTTTGCAGAGCTACAATGAAATGGTTGCACCTTTGGAATTTATGTCAAAAATTTTGCAACGTCGGTATTTTACACGGACCAAATATCTGAGCAATTATTTATGCTTGCTGCGGATGGATACATAGgcattttgatatttcttccCACGAATAGGCGTGTATTGGCCTTGAAATTAACATTAGCCAATCCTCCGTGAATccacaatttaaattttgcaaatcACAGCAGTACTTACAGCACATAAGtgaatattcaatttccaATCCATCCCACTATTCTTCGTCGCCATTAATTTGCGGTGAAAGCGTCCATATAACAAGGTCGCTCGAAAATGCACGGTATTGGGGCAAGGAATTTTTGAATAGCATGTAAAGCGATAGAGTCGAGAGGATAAACGACCAACaatcgttaaataacatacaGAAGCGACTCCTGTTACTTAcgagaaaaaattcttaacgAAAAGACGAAAAATGGTTCGAAAGAAAGCGATCCATTCACGTTCCATTTTCTCAAACATATTCttcaaaagaataatttcataaattgagTGAAATACGTCTCTGAGATTTTGATTtccaaacaaaaatcgtcTTGGACCATTTAATGGCACGACTTTCCCAATTATATGGTTGCACGTGACTGCAATCATCTACTAGTGTTCTTACGATCTGGCCATATATCTTCCATCGAATATATATTGCTGCAATAATCGAAGCTTCGACGGTTGTTGCTTGAATGACAATTCTCAGTAGGTATTTATCTGTGACCCACATAGGAGTAACAGTAATTACAGGTGCCGtccaaaatttaaaacacCTGCTTGCTGCAACGACACACCTATTTACGAAAGTATTTATCGACGCATCGAAATTTGCGTGAGGATCTACTGACGTTTTACTTCTCCTTTCGCTCCtcgttaatttctaaattcaatgattcgaataatagataatatatacatactttaTCTAAAGAATGTATCGTGTTGTTTGTTGCAGTTAACACCAAAACGCCGAAGGTAGCATGCAAAATCACAAATGGGTCGCAATGAACATCTTACTCTTTCTCTTCATTGGCTCACTACATACTACAATTGGCAAGTACATGATCCATACATTATTAAACACTAAACTTAGACCTAATAGACAGCTCGCATcagtgaaaaaatgaaaacaccgTTTTTAGTgcttataataattatgcacGATTTATTTGTGAAGACTTTATTCACCCTttctgtacaaaattattttctttggatAAAGAAACTATTCTTCAGCTGCCTCAAGTGTCGTTAATGACTACTTTTATTTACTCTATTCTTCGCTAATGCGTTATACATAGATTGCATTATACCATTCACGTTACCGATAGCCAATCATTTGTATTGAAAATGGAGCGAAACAATAGCAACCGCGTAACCTCTTTTTCTGGAGAAAGTACTTGAGATTAGCATTCGGTACGATGATTCCAATGTATGACTGTGTATTACGCGATTCTTCGAGACATGCTTATTATAGGATATTTCGAGGGTAACGaagcaattatatcatttattccaATGGCTATCATAAGTATCTACCCTAAGTAAATCATACCGATTTCATGGattttcttaaccctttccgAGTTTGGAAAGCACTTTATTTGGTATGTTCTATAATTTAGTTttgcacataaaaaaaaatcataattctTTCTCACTCGTTTGACATAGATTGTTTCACATTATAGACTTGCCAGTAAAATCTTGTTTCTGTTCTACTTGTCGATTCACTTTTACAGTATCACTTTCAATTAAGTGTTTCGTCAAGTTATTCGTTCTCAGTGAGAATACAACCTACTTTATATGACAGAAATGAACATGCGAGCATGTTCCGTTTCGAGCATACAGAAATAttagcaaattttgttaataatgtacaataatagAGTGCATTGTTGTGTAGTCttaaatgaattctttcactgaacaaatacaaatataaagaGTCGTACCGTAACtaacgattaaataatatacttgCAAGCATTTCGTTGATAATTTTCCAGCGCACGGTTATACGATtctataataaacaaaactatATGTTTCGTACAATCTACacagaatttgtttatattaaagaagtgtaaaattgaaaaagttgagaaaatCCAGAAAGATACACGCGCAAAACGaaacacaaaattatttctttgtaattCTCAGCCcccataaattatttacgtaCGTCTGATATTTCATCTGCGTGTGTGTACAAAATCCTTCGTAAACATGTACACCGTATCTACATGTACAAGATACAAATACGTGCAATTTACATTTTGACTTACAAAACAGAATACCTTTACGCGATAGGAGATTATTTATCTATACTGTTTGTCGCCAAGCCTCTTACCtgttgttgtttttgtttacatcATAGGAAGTCCTATCCGAGACAGGTTAAAGAGGGAAGCGGAAATAGCCGCGACCAACTGGACGCAACTCGCGGACGCATGGTTCGCTGACAGAGCAAGAGCCGCAGAAGAGAAGGTGGACATCGTTACCATTCTACCACTAAACGACAAACTCAGGGACCTGCCACCGACCGCAGAAACCGTTCTCATCAATGGCACCAATCCGAATTTGCTCGCAAGGGTATATCGTAATTGACATCATGACAAGGGGTTACACCACTTTGCCCACACGAATTTTCATGCTttctcaagaatttttattgaatcgGTAACAAGATTTTCGCGCCTCTACTTTCTGAGCCCAAAACTGCCCTTACACCTTGGATAATGATTTCTAATTAACGGCATATCACTTTCGTATATATGGAGAGTACTTGAAgcgaaaaaaactttttttaaacgacCAAAGTGGTGTAACCCCATAAACTATACAATATACTTTATCTACTGGTAatctatttatatgaattttaattagagtGTTTATTTCACGAAATCTATGTTGAAACAATCTGggatattcattattatttaacgtaacaatatggagggtaaatatttttatttaaaccagGATTATAAGTAATTGAGTATAAAGGCGCGGGAAAACGTTAAAGTgataattaaacagaaaaaaaaaataataaaactactCCATCAGATAATGTTTCTCTGAAAACCACGTGTGATACACTTGATCGAAAAGAACTAATTAAATGAGACAGCCTGTAGACGAAGTTTACAATCATTTTGCAGAAGAACTAGGTCGTAATGGAATATATCTTGAGTGATACCGCGTGCATTGTCCCTTGAGAGAAGTCGTTGGTTACAGAACAACGTTTATTGTcggattgaaaaaattgtatcgataaTCGTGAAACTTTCGCGGGGGAAAGTCACTGACATTGGATGGTGCGTATACTTGTAAACGCGCATACGAAAGATACGGTATATACTGGCATCTTCGTCGATCAAGTCGGTGAAAGTATTTCGGCACTAAAAGTGAGAGTCGGCGACATCGTCTcgttaaacatgaaaaaagTCGGAGAAATACGGAAGAATCGAAAGATAAGCTTCAGATATTTCACCTCTGGAAACGAATCGACTAGTACATGTCTACATACAGTATGGACTTTATGTAGTTGTCATTTAACTATGCGTACCAATCTACGATTGGATATTAGGATAATCGCTGATTAAGGATCTTGCTTGtacaatacaatttaaatttgtatattttctcttGGTAAATTATCCACAGtcgatattaatgaaataatatttaactgcttactaaatgaaatattttgacaatttattctttaagCATCTGTCCTTGAGTATACTAAAGTGCAACAGATAGAAAGTCAATGCTACGAAAATAACATGTGAATGCACTTTTGAATAACGAGGCAGTTGTTTGTCTGCTGTAATCATCGATAACAGTATTCGCGGattcctgttttttttttttttttttttttttttttgaaaagccCAATCTTAAAGCTTCTGTAATATaacgagaaaattaaacattatttgtcAGTATGGTTCATTAAACTGTATTCGATATACAGGTTGTCTCATTTAAGTTCTTTCAATATaactgattttttttcttgtaacaaatttaaatactatttcgCCACTTTTCTGGTATGTTTGGAAGTTTTGCAATGACTTGTGTTGAATATGCAAAGtgacttttaaaaaagaaaaacgcgtATGCTTACAGTATAATTACTCTCGGATGTTATGGGACATGGAATCTGTGCAGTCGAGCGGACATCTTTCTGGATTCGTGAATAAAGCGTTAAGGTTGCTAGACTTGAGGCAAGTAATGATGGAGGTTGAGACGTCTGTAATGTCGCAAGTATCTTGCTCCGCGTGTAAAATTGGCGCGGGACTTCTTCAACACTACATAAAGACTGGCAAAAGTGACGAAGAGATTATGAACagtatttatcaattttgtatatCGCTTAAAATCCAAAGCCCTCGAGTCTGCCAAGGAGTGACGTTACTTTTTGGGgtaagttttatatttaattagtacaattcattattttcaatatttcccTTGGAATTATTACGGAAACTAGTAAAATGCAAAAGTACGATTGTTACTCTTTGTACAATTGActgaatttttctgttatcgaatataataattaccaACACGTgaattgtaatgtaaaataatagcCGAGTATTACGAAGGTGAAGTAACTTTTGCGCCTGCGTGTTTCTGTCCAGGGAGAAGTTATTTACGTTTTAAAGCAAGTGAACATGGGCCCACCGCAAATCTGTAGTTTCGTAATTGGGGACGCTTGCGAGGACGCGTACAATCCTCTGCACGAGTGGGAGGTGGCCTTCCCACCGGTGAACAAACCGCCTGTTAAACCTCCGATACCACCTCAAGAAGGTGCGCCGACCTTCAAAGTCCTTCATATCTCTGATACGCATTTCGATCCTTACTACCAAGAGGGCGCGAACGCGGATTGTAACGAACCATTATGCTGCAGATTGACCAACGGAGCACCCCTGACTCCAGCCACTGGTGCTGGCCGATGGGGTGACTACAGAAAATGCGACACGCCAAAAAGAACAGTCGAACATATGCTCAAACATATCGCTGACACGCATACCGTGAGTAACGTCATTTTAATTCAAGAGCTTTATCTCCCAAGGGACGGAAGttagaaaacaaatgtttttgtCAAAGATAGAAACGATCATTTCTTCGTAAGTGAACCGGTGGAGGAGATTCAATAAACAACTTCATtttcttaacacattcgcgaccttGTATAACTGTTTATAAAAGTATCTGCCCACTCTGTAAATGGCACATAGCAAAAGTTACGTCTTGTATGTATTACATGAAATTTCACACACTTTTCATCGTAATTTAGGATATAGATTACATATTGTGGACCGGTGACTTGCCACCTCACGATGTGTGGAACCAAACGCGCGAGGAgaatttgaacattttacaCGATACGGTGACACAGCTCATCGAAACGTTCCCTGGAATTCCAATCTTTCCAGCTCTAGGAAACCACGAAACTGCTCCCGTTAATAGGTATGTCCTCTTACTTCGTTCCTGAGGCTTtgcacaatttttatcgatctcgAAACAAGAGCTGGACCATGACGCATTATTtgctcgtaaattttcttaagaGATGCcttttattcaacatttatcatttatttgtcTAAATTCTCAACAAATTCCACGTGCATCGCGTATAatcaaactaaaataaaatccataCGCAGTTTTGGAAACATGCATTCTTTTTCAATCTGTAACTGTATTCGTTTTAGTTTTCCACCACCATTCGTTCCAAAAGAAAACGATATATCCTGGTTATACGACGCACTCGACACACATTGGAGACGCTGGTTGCCAGCTGGAGTTTCGCGCACCGTTCGAAGAGGTGCCTTTTATTCGGTCTTGGTGCGTCCAGGTTTCCGAATTATCTCTGTAAACATGAATTATTGCAACAACAAAAACTGGTGGCTGCTAATCAATAGTACAGACCCAGTAAGTGAATTACAATGGCTCATATATGAGTTGCACGGAGCTGAAATGAGTGGTGAGAAAGTTCATATTATTGGGCACATACCACCTGGTCATTCGGATTGCTTGAAGGTGTGGTCtcgaaattattatcaaatcATCAATCGGTTAGTAAATAAACCCCAGTTTTCACCAAGTCACATTCTACATTCAAgctaaaatcaaataaaaatgtatacatcaaaattgaaatatgattaaggtttaaatattaagattTAGATATTACAATCAGATGTGATTCAAATTTGACAAACATACTTTGATCCAGGTATGAGTCAACTATCGCAGCACAATTCTTTGGACATACTCACTACGACGAATTCCAACTCTTTTACGATACCTCTGATCTTGGAAGAGCTGTCAGTATAGCTTACGTTGGACCGTCAGTTACACCTTATAGTGACCTTAATCCAggatatagaatatattacgTTGATGGGGATCATGAAAAAACTACTAGAGTAAGTTGCATTCAAAATTTTaggtgattggtcggtggtctttcgttaataattcaaaaacgaaccACCGTCCGacatttttacaaaggaaattgtggttcagaatcgacACAGCtaataaaatgttgtttcagTTAGTTGTGGACCATGAGACCTGGGTgatgaatttaaaagaagCAAATTTGTACGACTACCCTATCTGGCATAAAATGTACAGTGCCCGACAAGCGTACCAAATGTCGTCCCTGTTGCCGAAAGATTGGGACTCTTTGATAGATAAGATGAGTAATGAACCGTCGCTCTTTGATCTTTATTACAAGTAAGTACCCATCATCGTTAGTGTAAAGTGTCAAGTGGAAACGTTC is a window from the Hylaeus volcanicus isolate JK05 chromosome 7, UHH_iyHylVolc1.0_haploid, whole genome shotgun sequence genome containing:
- the LOC128879670 gene encoding sphingomyelin phosphodiesterase-like isoform X3, with the translated sequence MQNHKWVAMNILLFLFIGSLHTTIGNPIRDRLKREAEIAATNWTQLADAWFADRARAAEEKVDIVTILPLNDKLRDLPPTAETVLINGTNPNLLARYNYSRMLWDMESVQSSGHLSGFVNKALRLLDLRQVMMEVETSVMSQVSCSACKIGAGLLQHYIKTGKSDEEIMNSIYQFCISLKIQSPRVCQGVTLLFGGEVIYVLKQVNMGPPQICSFVIGDACEDAYNPLHEWEVAFPPVNKPPVKPPIPPQEGAPTFKVLHISDTHFDPYYQEGANADCNEPLCCRLTNGAPLTPATGAGRWGDYRKCDTPKRTVEHMLKHIADTHTDIDYILWTGDLPPHDVWNQTREENLNILHDTVTQLIETFPGIPIFPALGNHETAPVNSFPPPFVPKENDISWLYDALDTHWRRWLPAGVSRTVRRGAFYSVLVRPGFRIISVNMNYCNNKNWWLLINSTDPVSELQWLIYELHGAEMSGEKVHIIGHIPPGHSDCLKVWSRNYYQIINRYESTIAAQFFGHTHYDEFQLFYDTSDLGRAVSIAYVGPSVTPYSDLNPGYRIYYVDGDHEKTTRLVVDHETWVMNLKEANLYDYPIWHKMYSARQAYQMSSLLPKDWDSLIDKMSNEPSLFDLYYKHYNKNSPVRPSCNDECRKRLLCDLRSGRSHDRKALCQSLESRIDNETRTGWRVWIYNGLSLS
- the LOC128879670 gene encoding sphingomyelin phosphodiesterase-like isoform X1, whose translation is MQNHKWVAMNILLFLFIGSLHTTIGNPIRDRLKREAEIAATNWTQLADAWFADRARAAEEKVDIVTILPLNDKLRDLPPTAETVLINGTNPNLLARYNYSRMLWDMESVQSSGHLSGFVNKALRLLDLRQVMMEVETSVMSQVSCSACKIGAGLLQHYIKTGKSDEEIMNSIYQFCISLKIQSPRVCQGVTLLFGGEVIYVLKQVNMGPPQICSFVIGDACEDAYNPLHEWEVAFPPVNKPPVKPPIPPQEGAPTFKVLHISDTHFDPYYQEGANADCNEPLCCRLTNGAPLTPATGAGRWGDYRKCDTPKRTVEHMLKHIADTHTDIDYILWTGDLPPHDVWNQTREENLNILHDTVTQLIETFPGIPIFPALGNHETAPVNSFPPPFVPKENDISWLYDALDTHWRRWLPAGVSRTVRRGAFYSVLVRPGFRIISVNMNYCNNKNWWLLINSTDPVSELQWLIYELHGAEMSGEKVHIIGHIPPGHSDCLKVWSRNYYQIINRYESTIAAQFFGHTHYDEFQLFYDTSDLGRAVSIAYVGPSVTPYSDLNPGYRIYYVDGDHEKTTRLVVDHETWVMNLKEANLYDYPIWHKMYSARQAYQMSSLLPKDWDSLIDKMSNEPSLFDLYYKHYNKNSPVRPSCNDECRKRLLCDLRSGRSHDRKALCQSLESRIDNETRTGWRVWIYNGLSLSLSIVMAIPRFAYNLPKYVLGLG
- the LOC128879670 gene encoding sphingomyelin phosphodiesterase-like isoform X2 → MQNHKWVAMNILLFLFIGSLHTTIGNPIRDRLKREAEIAATNWTQLADAWFADRARAAEEKVDIVTILPLNDKLRDLPPTAETVLINGTNPNLLARYNYSRMLWDMESVQSSGHLSGFVNKALRLLDLRQVMMEVETSVMSQVSCSACKIGAGLLQHYIKTGKSDEEIMNSIYQFCISLKIQSPRVCQGVTLLFGGEVIYVLKQVNMGPPQICSFVIGDACEDAYNPLHEWEVAFPPVNKPPVKPPIPPQEGAPTFKVLHISDTHFDPYYQEGANADCNEPLCCRLTNGAPLTPATGAGRWGDYRKCDTPKRTVEHMLKHIADTHTDIDYILWTGDLPPHDVWNQTREENLNILHDTVTQLIETFPGIPIFPALGNHETAPVNSFPPPFVPKENDISWLYDALDTHWRRWLPAGVSRTVRRGAFYSVLVRPGFRIISVNMNYCNNKNWWLLINSTDPVSELQWLIYELHGAEMSGEKVHIIGHIPPGHSDCLKVWSRNYYQIINRYESTIAAQFFGHTHYDEFQLFYDTSDLGRAVSIAYVGPSVTPYSDLNPGYRIYYVDGDHEKTTRLVVDHETWVMNLKEANLYDYPIWHKMYSARQAYQMSSLLPKDWDSLIDKMSNEPSLFDLYYKHYNKNSPVRPSCNDECRKRLLCDLRSGRSHDRKALCQSLESRIDNETRTGWRVWIYNGLSLSGFFAKQIVP